The Candidatus Obscuribacterales bacterium DNA segment TAAGTTCACTGAAGTAAGTGCGCAGGTAAGGCAAATTACCGTGTACGAAATTAACAGGATTATTCAATTCATGAGCGATACCGGCAACAATGCGACCAAGCGAAGCCATTTTTTCCTGGTGCACCAATTGCGACTGCATTGTCTTTAGTTCACTGACAAGACGCGTGTTTTCGTCCAACTGCACGGACAACCTGCGCGCGCCTTCGCCTGCCAACTTGGACATTTGCTCACAGAAAACGGCCCAGATAAATGCCACCGAAATGAGAATAGCCGTGCGTGTGACAAGCCTGACTGAAAGCCTGTGTCCGTAAGCTGCCACCAGTCCCATGTCTTTGTCTGCATGAAAGAAGTAAGGCAAAAAACCGGCGTTATTCCAAGCTAAAAGTCCGGCATAAGTCAACGAAACAAAAGTAGTGGTGGCAAAAATACCTTTGGCACCAAATGTATGGCTGGCAAACAAAATAGGCAGCAAGTAGAGAAAGTACAGGTCAGAGTCAATTCCCTTTGTAAAATGCACCAGTCCGCTGATTGCGCCAATGTCGAAAGCAATTAAGACACCGTTCAAAAAATTCAAGTACTGCTCGTCAACAAATGTGCCTTGTCTTAAAAGAACCAGTCCAAGCAGACTGTAGATGACCACGACCATTAAGACGACCATGGCCATTATTTGACTCGTCTCAACACTTGTCGCTCTAGATAGCCAGGAGCCTGTTAAGGCAATGAAAAAACTAGCCAGGGCAAAGGTCAGGCGAAAGGTCAACAATTGCCTTGTCTTTAAAAATAAGTCTGTCTTGCGCCCGCTATCCATCATTATTGCTTTCTTGCATTATTGCTAGTCTTGCATCAGAGATACTCTTGAGCTTGTTTGTAAACGGCAGCCATCTCGGCAAAGCGACCAAGCGTCTTTAACGCCTCTGCCCAAGCTTCATAAGTATCGCCCTCGTAAGGATCAATTTCGGCTGCTTTTTCAAATTTTTCCAATGCCAATTCATTCATACCAAGCAAGCAAAGGCAACGTCCCCAATTGAAATAAAGCGGCACATCACCCTCATAAAGTTGCGAAGCCTGCTGGAAATGCTCATCAGCATCAGCCAGCTGTCCTGAATTCATGGACAATTGCGCCAATAAACTATGTGCCGGTCCAAGCTGAGGATGCATCGCCAACAAACGCCTTACTATTTGCTCGCACTCATCAAGTCTGTTGGCTGCTTTCAATGCTTGCGCATAATAGAGACTAAGCTCCACATCGCCTGGAGCATATCGCAGAAGTCGCATACCTCTGTCTAAGACAAGCCCGATTTGTTTTTTGCGCAGAGCTTTCTCCAGACCCTCTTTGTACGGATTCAAACATGCTGGATCGATGTTGACCGCACGCTGGTAATGCGGATCGGCTTCTTCACTGCGACCAACTTGCTCAAGCAATGCAGCCAAAT contains these protein-coding regions:
- a CDS encoding HAMP domain-containing histidine kinase, encoding MMDSGRKTDLFLKTRQLLTFRLTFALASFFIALTGSWLSRATSVETSQIMAMVVLMVVVIYSLLGLVLLRQGTFVDEQYLNFLNGVLIAFDIGAISGLVHFTKGIDSDLYFLYLLPILFASHTFGAKGIFATTTFVSLTYAGLLAWNNAGFLPYFFHADKDMGLVAAYGHRLSVRLVTRTAILISVAFIWAVFCEQMSKLAGEGARRLSVQLDENTRLVSELKTMQSQLVHQEKMASLGRIVAGIAHELNNPVNFVHGNLPYLRTYFSELKQLIQACDDVPEKYSEKLRELKQKFKYDFMVTDLDNILADVSEGAERIRHITRNLKSFSRLDEAELKEANIEDGIESTLKILGQYFGRDRIPVECEFGNLPLVLCYPGQLNQVWMNLLSNAGEAVQSADSPKVKIGTKLEGSSVVVTISDNGPGINVSDQSKIFEPFFTTKPVGQGTGLGLSICHSIIERHGGKIWFECKPNQGTTFIVKIPIQARAIKRTLALRESQAKESLSGL